The Urbifossiella limnaea genome has a window encoding:
- the rsfS gene encoding ribosome silencing factor translates to MNAAAATLTADPAVSTPVALPPALSRACLAARTAADNKGQDVLVLDMRGLTPLFDFFVIATGTSRRQIHTVAEEIDEVLRGVGDTRQGIEGYDASKWVVQDYGDVVVHVFDPDTRDYYKLEELWADAPKVDWADEE, encoded by the coding sequence TTGAACGCCGCCGCCGCCACGCTGACCGCGGACCCCGCGGTGTCTACCCCCGTCGCCCTCCCCCCCGCCCTGTCGCGGGCCTGTTTGGCCGCCCGCACCGCCGCCGACAACAAGGGCCAGGACGTACTCGTCCTGGACATGCGCGGCCTCACCCCGCTGTTCGACTTCTTCGTGATCGCCACCGGCACGAGCCGCCGGCAGATTCACACGGTGGCCGAGGAGATCGACGAGGTTCTCCGGGGCGTGGGCGACACGCGGCAGGGGATCGAGGGGTACGACGCGAGCAAGTGGGTGGTGCAGGACTACGGCGACGTGGTGGTTCACGTCTTCGACCCCGACACGCGCGACTACTACAAGCTGGAAGAGCTGTGGGCCGACGCGCCGAAGGTGGACTGGGCGGACGAGGAATAG